In a genomic window of Streptomyces noursei ATCC 11455:
- a CDS encoding ABC transporter substrate-binding protein, translated as MRARSPGAVGGAGRRAGRLAALAATLSLAVTGCYRGAGDTGHDGLHTLNVLMVNNPQMVDLQRLTAEHFTKETGIRVNFTVLPEDDLRDKMSQDFSSQAGQYDVASLSNYETPIYARNGWLTPLGQLADKDREFDQNDILAPVRSSLTAADGEVYAEPFYGESSFLMYRKDLLKAAGLTMPARPTWTQVAAMAAKLDGFRKSQKGICLRGQPGWGQLTAPLTTVVNTFGGTWFDKDWRARLDAPEFARATRFYVGLVRAHGEPGAPQAGYTECLNDMQQGKVAMWYDATAGAGSLESADSPVAGRIGYAPAPVERTAGAGWLYTWAWGIQKASTHQKAAWEFVRWASGKSYERLAGRELGWSRAPAGKRASTYRDPDYLKEAGAFAGATEKAITSARPDDPGVQPRPAPGIQFVGIPEFSDLGTKVSQEISSAIAGKQSVADALRAGQRLAREVSDAYTGR; from the coding sequence GTGCGCGCACGATCCCCCGGAGCTGTCGGCGGCGCGGGCCGCCGGGCGGGCCGGCTGGCCGCCCTCGCGGCCACCCTCTCCCTGGCGGTCACCGGCTGCTACCGCGGCGCCGGTGACACCGGCCACGACGGGCTGCACACCCTCAACGTGCTGATGGTGAACAACCCGCAGATGGTGGACCTCCAACGGCTCACCGCCGAGCACTTCACCAAGGAGACCGGCATCCGGGTCAACTTCACCGTGCTGCCGGAGGACGACCTCCGCGACAAGATGAGCCAGGACTTCTCCAGCCAGGCCGGGCAGTACGACGTGGCCAGCCTCAGCAACTACGAGACGCCCATCTACGCCCGCAACGGCTGGCTCACCCCGCTGGGGCAACTGGCCGACAAGGACCGCGAGTTCGACCAGAACGACATTCTCGCGCCGGTGCGGTCCTCGCTCACCGCGGCCGACGGCGAGGTCTACGCGGAACCGTTCTACGGCGAGTCGTCGTTCCTGATGTACCGCAAGGACCTGCTCAAGGCGGCCGGACTGACCATGCCCGCCCGGCCGACCTGGACCCAAGTCGCCGCCATGGCCGCCAAGTTGGACGGCTTCCGCAAGAGCCAGAAGGGCATCTGCCTGCGCGGCCAGCCCGGCTGGGGCCAGCTGACGGCGCCCCTGACGACCGTGGTCAACACCTTCGGCGGGACCTGGTTCGACAAGGACTGGCGGGCGCGGCTGGACGCCCCGGAGTTCGCCCGGGCGACCCGGTTCTACGTCGGTCTGGTCCGCGCGCACGGCGAGCCCGGCGCGCCGCAGGCCGGGTACACCGAGTGCCTCAACGACATGCAGCAGGGCAAGGTCGCGATGTGGTACGACGCGACCGCCGGCGCCGGGTCGCTGGAGAGCGCCGACTCCCCGGTCGCCGGCCGGATCGGGTACGCCCCGGCACCGGTCGAGCGGACCGCCGGCGCGGGCTGGCTCTACACCTGGGCGTGGGGCATCCAGAAGGCCAGCACGCACCAGAAGGCCGCCTGGGAGTTCGTCCGCTGGGCGTCCGGGAAGTCCTACGAGCGGCTGGCGGGCCGGGAACTGGGCTGGTCCCGGGCGCCGGCCGGGAAGCGGGCCTCGACCTACCGCGACCCCGACTACCTCAAGGAGGCCGGGGCGTTCGCGGGGGCGACCGAGAAGGCGATCACCTCGGCGCGGCCGGACGACCCGGGGGTGCAGCCGCGCCCGGCGCCCGGGATCCAGTTCGTGGGCATACCGGAGTTCTCGGACCTGGGGACCAAGGTGTCGCAGGAGATCAGCTCCGCGATCGCCGGCAAGCAGAGCGTGGCCGACGCGCTGCGGGCGGGCCAGCGACTGGCGCGGGAGGTGTCCGATGCGTACACCGGTCGCTGA
- a CDS encoding DeoR/GlpR family DNA-binding transcription regulator yields the protein MRAEERQSRLLVLARQSGRVEVAEAAAEFGVARETVRRDLRDLERRGLVRRTHGAAYPVESAGYETTLARRETQQVPEKRRIAAAAAQLVGEAETVFVDEGYTPELVAMLLPTDRPLTVLTASLRTASLVSASDSTTVLLAGGRVRAGTQATVGPWCRDMLAGFVVDLAFLGANGISREYGLTTPDPAVADVKAQAVRSSRRRVLVGVHSKFGASSFCRFAGIDEVDMIVTDTGLSAPEAHRYSLLGPQVLRV from the coding sequence ATGAGGGCCGAGGAACGCCAGAGCCGCCTCCTCGTGCTCGCCCGCCAGTCCGGACGCGTCGAGGTCGCCGAGGCGGCCGCGGAGTTCGGGGTGGCCCGCGAGACCGTGCGGCGCGATCTGCGGGACCTGGAGCGCCGGGGGCTGGTGCGGCGGACGCACGGCGCGGCGTACCCGGTCGAGAGTGCGGGGTACGAGACCACGCTGGCGCGGCGGGAGACCCAGCAGGTGCCGGAGAAGCGGCGGATCGCGGCGGCCGCGGCGCAGTTGGTCGGCGAGGCGGAGACCGTCTTCGTCGACGAGGGGTACACGCCCGAGCTGGTCGCGATGCTGCTGCCGACGGACCGGCCGCTGACCGTGCTGACCGCGTCGCTGCGCACCGCGTCGCTGGTCTCGGCGTCCGACTCGACGACCGTCCTCCTGGCCGGCGGGCGGGTGCGGGCCGGGACCCAGGCGACGGTCGGACCGTGGTGCCGGGACATGCTCGCCGGCTTCGTGGTCGACCTGGCGTTCCTGGGGGCCAACGGGATCTCCCGGGAGTACGGGTTGACCACGCCCGATCCCGCGGTCGCCGACGTGAAGGCGCAGGCGGTGCGCTCCTCGCGGCGGCGGGTGCTGGTCGGGGTGCACAGCAAGTTCGGGGCCAGCAGTTTCTGCCGGTTCGCCGGCATCGACGAGGTGGACATGATCGTCACCGACACGGGGCTCTCCGCGCCGGAAGCACACCGGTACTCGCTCCTGGGGCCGCAGGTGCTCCGGGTCTGA
- a CDS encoding STAS domain-containing protein: MSSEMRSLAVTALVQEDECAVLRVSGELDLRTEQAFLAEARSIVSAGHRFLVLDLTALRFCDSRGLSCLLALEWLCRRLEGRLLLASLGVRMLKLLVGTQSLGVFSCYPTVGHALAAVPDASRPTWPPPAAD, encoded by the coding sequence ATGAGCTCGGAGATGCGGTCGTTGGCGGTCACCGCACTCGTCCAGGAGGACGAGTGCGCGGTGCTGCGGGTCAGCGGGGAGCTGGACCTCCGCACCGAGCAGGCGTTCCTCGCCGAGGCCCGGTCCATCGTCTCGGCCGGCCACCGCTTCCTCGTGCTCGATCTGACCGCCCTGCGGTTCTGCGACTCCCGGGGCCTGAGCTGCCTGCTCGCCCTGGAATGGCTGTGCCGCCGCCTGGAGGGCCGGCTGCTGCTGGCGTCCCTGGGCGTGCGGATGCTCAAGCTGCTGGTGGGCACGCAGTCCCTCGGGGTCTTCTCCTGCTACCCGACGGTCGGCCACGCGCTGGCCGCCGTCCCCGACGCCAGCCGCCCGACCTGGCCGCCGCCCGCGGCGGACTGA
- a CDS encoding LysR family transcriptional regulator produces MELPGVQLRTLLELTRSRTMTAAAAALGYTPGAVSQHIAALERSTGSELVRRVGRRVELTDAGRTLAEHAERILGAQAEAVAALERARGEVGGRLRLGVFGTAAAVLLPPALRRLAARHPAVRVASREVDVDQAYGEVLAGRVDLALGLDYPDAPLARDGAVELVRLRTERFSLAVPAGAAGVGRAPLALAEAGAYDWILPAAGSYYGRAIRTACRRAGCEPRVVHEVTDTATSLAMVGAGLGVAPLTGLMLRLRSEGIAVVPLRETVERHIVVAVGTAARARPSVAALIAALRTDAESGAGSGVGSGMGPEGVGPEGMGPEGMGPEGMGPETERAAGTAQGAVPGTVPGGGPVPAGGNVTRRGQHGPAAVLRPQA; encoded by the coding sequence GTGGAATTGCCGGGGGTGCAGCTGCGGACGCTGCTGGAGCTGACCCGGAGCCGCACGATGACCGCGGCGGCCGCGGCGCTGGGGTACACGCCGGGCGCGGTCTCCCAGCACATCGCCGCGTTGGAGCGGAGCACCGGCAGCGAGCTGGTGCGGCGGGTCGGGCGCCGGGTGGAGCTGACGGACGCCGGGCGGACGCTGGCCGAGCACGCCGAGCGGATCCTGGGCGCGCAGGCGGAGGCGGTGGCGGCCCTGGAGCGGGCCCGCGGGGAGGTGGGCGGGCGGCTGCGGCTGGGGGTCTTCGGGACCGCGGCGGCGGTGCTGCTGCCGCCGGCCCTGCGCCGGCTGGCGGCCCGGCATCCCGCGGTGCGGGTGGCCAGCCGCGAGGTGGACGTGGACCAGGCGTACGGGGAGGTGCTGGCCGGGCGGGTGGATCTGGCGCTCGGCCTGGACTATCCGGACGCGCCGCTGGCCCGGGACGGCGCGGTGGAGCTGGTGCGGCTGCGGACGGAGCGGTTCTCGTTGGCGGTGCCGGCCGGGGCGGCGGGGGTGGGCCGGGCGCCGCTGGCGCTGGCGGAGGCCGGGGCGTACGACTGGATCCTGCCGGCGGCCGGCTCGTACTACGGGCGGGCGATCCGGACGGCCTGCCGCCGGGCCGGCTGCGAGCCGCGGGTGGTCCACGAGGTGACGGACACCGCGACGTCGCTGGCGATGGTCGGGGCGGGGCTGGGGGTGGCGCCGCTGACCGGGCTGATGCTGCGGCTGCGGTCGGAGGGGATCGCGGTGGTGCCGCTGCGGGAGACCGTCGAGCGGCACATCGTGGTGGCGGTGGGGACGGCGGCCCGGGCCCGGCCCTCGGTCGCGGCGCTGATCGCGGCGCTGCGGACGGACGCGGAGTCGGGGGCGGGATCAGGGGTGGGTTCGGGGATGGGCCCGGAGGGGGTGGGACCAGAGGGGATGGGCCCGGAGGGGATGGGCCCGGAGGGGATGGGCCCGGAGACGGAGCGGGCGGCGGGAACGGCCCAGGGGGCGGTGCCGGGGACGGTGCCGGGCGGCGGTCCGGTGCCGGCTGGCGGGAACGTCACACGCAGGGGTCAGCACGGCCCGGCGGCGGTGCTTCGCCCGCAGGCGTGA
- a CDS encoding NAD(P)/FAD-dependent oxidoreductase: MAHPTASAPSDPDPHSAPLPATADVVIIGGGVIGASIAFHLAEAGAGRVLLLERDLPASGSSGKPLGGVRAQFSDPLNIRLGVRSLAAWRDFARRPGADIGLDSVGYLFLLGDEAERDTFARGVEIQNAHGVPSRLITPRAARDLCPYVDPGTLVAAAYSPTDGYATPQAAVAGYLRAARRLGATVRTRCPVTAIDTADGHLQAVRTPHGTVGTPTVICCAGAWSAEVGALAGVTLPVTPLRRQIAFTGPLSPRPPRIPFTLDYASTLYFHNDGADGLLVGLSDPAQQSGYAREFSREWLTPFRAAAARRAPALADLPVTGGWAGLYEMTPDRNALIGEAPHPGRFLYATGFSGHGFLQAPAVGEIVRDLYLRREPFLDVGPLAATRFDGRPATRPEAHII, translated from the coding sequence ATGGCCCACCCCACGGCTTCGGCTCCCTCGGATCCCGACCCGCACTCCGCCCCGCTCCCCGCCACCGCCGACGTCGTGATCATCGGCGGCGGGGTGATCGGCGCGAGCATCGCCTTCCACCTGGCCGAGGCCGGCGCCGGCCGGGTGCTGCTGCTGGAGCGCGACCTGCCCGCCTCCGGCTCGTCCGGCAAACCCCTCGGCGGGGTCCGCGCGCAGTTCTCCGACCCGCTCAACATCCGGCTCGGCGTGCGCAGCCTGGCCGCCTGGCGGGACTTCGCCCGCCGCCCCGGCGCCGACATCGGCCTGGACTCCGTCGGCTACCTCTTCCTCCTCGGCGACGAGGCCGAACGGGACACCTTCGCCCGGGGCGTCGAGATCCAGAACGCCCACGGCGTGCCCAGCCGCCTGATCACCCCCCGCGCCGCCCGCGACCTCTGCCCCTACGTCGACCCCGGCACCCTGGTCGCTGCCGCCTACTCGCCCACCGACGGCTACGCCACCCCCCAGGCCGCCGTCGCCGGCTACCTCCGCGCGGCCCGCCGGCTCGGCGCCACCGTCCGCACCCGCTGCCCGGTCACCGCCATCGACACCGCCGACGGCCACCTCCAGGCCGTCCGCACCCCGCACGGCACCGTCGGCACCCCCACCGTGATCTGCTGCGCCGGCGCCTGGTCCGCCGAGGTCGGCGCCCTGGCCGGGGTCACCCTGCCGGTCACCCCGCTGCGCCGCCAGATCGCCTTCACCGGGCCGCTGAGCCCCCGCCCGCCCCGCATCCCCTTCACCCTCGACTACGCCTCCACCCTCTACTTCCACAACGACGGCGCCGACGGACTGCTCGTCGGCCTCTCCGACCCGGCCCAACAGTCGGGATATGCACGGGAGTTCAGTCGCGAGTGGCTCACCCCGTTCCGTGCCGCCGCGGCTCGCCGGGCCCCGGCACTGGCCGACCTGCCGGTCACCGGCGGCTGGGCCGGCCTCTACGAGATGACCCCCGACCGCAACGCCCTCATCGGGGAGGCCCCGCATCCCGGCCGCTTCCTCTACGCCACCGGCTTCTCCGGCCACGGCTTCCTCCAGGCCCCCGCCGTCGGCGAGATCGTCCGCGATCTCTACCTGCGCCGCGAACCCTTCCTCGACGTCGGACCGCTCGCCGCCACCCGCTTCGACGGCCGGCCCGCCACCCGCCCCGAAGCCCACATCATCTAG
- the hglS gene encoding 2-oxoadipate dioxygenase/decarboxylase translates to MIPTWRLRAAFARRLSDMYGTEVPAYTTLLEVAGQINDEVADRDPEAGRLGSIDRVTAERHGAIRVGTPAELRQAAQVFAALGMRPVGFYDLRDGDIGAVPVVSTAFRPIDPDELDRNPFRVFTSLLTTGDRRFFDPDLEARLDSFLARRRLFPPELLDLAARAERDHGLDDPAAERFLALAVGAFTLSTEPVDRAWYAELERISAVAADIGGVTTTHVNHLTPRVLDIDALYRRMGERGITMIDRIQGPPRWAGPDVLLRQTSFRALAEPRTFRDPDGRLTRGALRVRFGEVEARGIALTPGGRARYDALMAETDRRTADRPDADRQATARALWERDFPRTETELAAERLAFFTYRPVTDRPRDGRRPPAALADLLADGWLTAHPLVYEDFLPRSAAGIFHSNLTGDGTRDPRRDGTPFDAHRLSAALDRPVLDPFALYAEQQDRSLRRALSALHADAALRTLDTPTTATP, encoded by the coding sequence CTGATCCCCACCTGGCGGCTGCGCGCCGCGTTCGCCCGCCGGCTGTCCGACATGTACGGCACCGAAGTCCCCGCCTACACCACCCTCCTGGAGGTCGCCGGGCAGATCAACGACGAGGTCGCCGACCGCGACCCGGAGGCCGGCCGGCTCGGCAGCATCGACCGGGTCACCGCCGAGCGGCACGGCGCCATCCGCGTCGGCACCCCCGCCGAACTCCGCCAGGCCGCCCAGGTCTTCGCCGCACTCGGCATGCGCCCGGTCGGCTTCTACGACCTCAGGGACGGCGACATCGGCGCGGTCCCCGTCGTCTCCACCGCCTTCCGCCCCATCGACCCCGACGAACTCGACCGCAACCCCTTCCGCGTCTTCACCTCCCTCCTCACCACCGGCGACCGCCGCTTCTTCGACCCGGACCTGGAAGCCCGCCTGGACTCCTTCCTCGCCCGCCGTCGCCTCTTCCCGCCCGAACTCCTGGACCTCGCCGCGCGCGCGGAACGCGACCACGGCCTGGACGACCCCGCGGCGGAACGCTTCCTCGCCCTCGCCGTCGGCGCGTTCACCCTCTCCACCGAGCCCGTCGACCGCGCCTGGTACGCAGAACTGGAACGGATCTCCGCGGTCGCCGCCGACATCGGCGGGGTCACCACCACCCACGTCAACCACCTCACCCCGCGCGTCCTGGACATCGACGCCCTCTACCGGCGGATGGGGGAGCGCGGCATCACCATGATCGACCGCATCCAGGGACCCCCGCGCTGGGCCGGCCCGGACGTGCTGCTGCGCCAGACCTCCTTCCGGGCCCTGGCCGAACCCCGGACCTTCCGCGACCCCGACGGCCGGCTCACCCGCGGCGCCCTGCGCGTGCGCTTCGGCGAGGTCGAGGCCCGCGGCATCGCCCTCACCCCCGGCGGCCGGGCCCGCTACGACGCCCTCATGGCCGAGACCGACCGCCGGACCGCCGACCGGCCCGACGCCGACCGGCAGGCCACCGCCCGCGCCCTGTGGGAGCGCGACTTCCCCCGCACCGAGACCGAACTCGCCGCCGAACGGCTGGCGTTCTTCACCTACCGCCCGGTGACCGACCGCCCCCGCGACGGCCGCCGCCCGCCCGCCGCCCTCGCCGACCTGCTCGCCGACGGCTGGCTGACCGCCCACCCCCTCGTCTACGAGGACTTCCTGCCCCGCTCCGCCGCCGGCATCTTCCACTCCAACCTCACCGGCGACGGCACCCGCGACCCGCGCCGCGACGGCACCCCCTTCGACGCCCACCGCCTCTCCGCGGCCCTGGACCGCCCGGTCCTCGACCCGTTCGCGCTCTACGCCGAACAGCAGGACCGCTCCCTGCGCCGGGCCCTGTCCGCCCTGCACGCCGACGCCGCCCTCCGCACCCTGGACACCCCGACCACCGCCACCCCCTAG
- the amaB gene encoding L-piperidine-6-carboxylate dehydrogenase, whose protein sequence is MTVSAHPATLGLPGTDALRARASTALRHCGAAGLDGYPEQDPGTGATIAARTPLTGAVLARLPATTPEQAEAALADAHRTFLAWRTVPAPVRGALVKRLGELLTTHQEDLADLVTLEAGKIRSEALGEVREMIDICDFAVGLSRQLYGRTIAGERPGHRLSESWHPLGVAGVISAFNFPVAVWSWNTAVALVCGDPVVWKPSELTPLTALACTALLARAASDTGAPPGVHHLLLGGPEHGELLADDPRVALVSATGSVRMGRQVAPRVAARFGRCLLELGGNNAAVVTPSADLDLTVRGVVFAAAGTAGQRCTTLRRLIVHEDLADRLVERIAHAYAQLPIGDPYHPDTLVGPLIGTAAHTAMTEALAQARRAGGTVLVGGDRHFADEAPDAAYVRPALVRMPAQTGIVATETFAPILYVLTYRTLDEAIALQNGVPQGLSSSIFTRDQREAERFLAADGSDCGIANVNIGTSGAEIGGAFGGEKETGGGRESGSDAWRAYMRRATNTVNYSADLPLAQGVNFV, encoded by the coding sequence ATGACCGTCAGCGCGCACCCCGCCACCCTCGGCCTCCCCGGCACCGACGCCCTGCGGGCCCGCGCCAGCACCGCGCTGCGCCACTGCGGCGCCGCCGGACTCGACGGGTACCCGGAGCAGGACCCCGGAACCGGCGCCACGATCGCCGCCCGCACCCCGCTCACCGGCGCCGTCCTCGCCCGTCTGCCCGCCACCACCCCCGAACAGGCCGAGGCCGCCCTCGCCGACGCCCACCGCACCTTCCTCGCCTGGCGCACCGTCCCCGCCCCGGTCCGCGGGGCCCTGGTCAAGCGGCTCGGCGAACTCCTCACCACCCACCAGGAGGACCTGGCCGACCTCGTCACCCTCGAAGCCGGCAAGATCCGCTCCGAGGCGCTCGGCGAGGTCCGGGAGATGATCGACATCTGCGACTTCGCGGTCGGCCTCTCCCGCCAGCTCTACGGCCGCACCATCGCCGGCGAACGCCCCGGCCACCGCCTCTCCGAGAGCTGGCACCCGCTCGGCGTCGCCGGCGTGATCTCCGCCTTCAACTTCCCCGTCGCCGTGTGGTCCTGGAACACCGCCGTCGCCCTGGTCTGCGGCGACCCGGTGGTCTGGAAGCCGTCCGAGCTGACCCCGCTCACCGCGCTCGCCTGCACCGCCCTGCTCGCCCGCGCCGCCTCCGACACCGGCGCCCCGCCCGGCGTCCACCACCTGCTGCTCGGCGGACCGGAACACGGCGAACTGCTCGCCGACGACCCCCGCGTGGCCCTGGTCAGCGCCACCGGCTCGGTGCGGATGGGACGGCAGGTGGCACCCCGGGTCGCCGCCCGCTTCGGTCGCTGTCTGCTGGAGCTCGGCGGCAACAACGCCGCCGTCGTCACCCCCTCCGCCGACCTCGACCTCACCGTCCGCGGCGTGGTCTTCGCCGCCGCCGGCACCGCGGGCCAGCGCTGCACCACCCTGCGCCGGCTGATCGTCCACGAGGACCTCGCCGACCGCCTCGTCGAGCGCATCGCGCACGCCTACGCGCAGCTGCCGATCGGCGACCCCTACCACCCGGACACCCTCGTCGGACCGCTGATCGGCACCGCCGCGCACACCGCGATGACCGAGGCGCTGGCGCAGGCGCGGCGCGCCGGCGGCACCGTGCTCGTCGGCGGCGACCGCCACTTCGCCGACGAGGCGCCGGACGCCGCCTACGTCCGCCCCGCCCTCGTCCGGATGCCCGCCCAGACCGGGATCGTCGCCACCGAGACCTTCGCGCCGATCCTCTACGTCCTGACCTACCGCACCCTCGACGAGGCCATCGCCCTGCAGAACGGCGTACCGCAGGGCCTGTCCTCCAGCATCTTCACCCGCGACCAGCGGGAGGCCGAGCGGTTCCTGGCCGCCGACGGCTCCGACTGCGGCATCGCCAACGTCAACATCGGCACCTCGGGGGCGGAGATCGGCGGCGCCTTCGGCGGCGAGAAGGAGACCGGCGGCGGCCGGGAGTCCGGTTCCGACGCCTGGCGCGCCTACATGCGCCGGGCCACCAACACCGTCAACTACTCCGCGGACCTCCCGCTCGCCCAAGGCGTCAACTTCGTCTGA
- a CDS encoding RNA polymerase sigma factor, translating to MSTHRNRLLPARRPDRAVLPEIVAPQEAGRRLALTFQAFLATHARKWLAYAYLHTGSEDAAHEVTRAAYEQLGRVWPHALRQASVEAYAWAVLKERVMEWLYDRRQPTALTETAAFAVVTHALLRECQQQFAMLESQLGLYAAISRLPERQCDVIVLRHVIGYGDAQIAALLGVDEVTVRSYASRGKRKLAAALGIDQG from the coding sequence GTGAGCACACACCGGAACCGACTTCTGCCGGCCAGACGGCCGGACCGTGCCGTCCTGCCGGAGATAGTCGCCCCGCAGGAAGCGGGCCGGCGGCTGGCGCTCACCTTCCAGGCGTTCCTGGCGACCCACGCCCGGAAGTGGCTGGCCTACGCCTATCTGCACACCGGCAGCGAGGACGCGGCCCACGAGGTGACCCGGGCCGCGTACGAACAACTCGGCCGGGTGTGGCCGCACGCGCTGCGGCAGGCGTCGGTGGAGGCGTACGCCTGGGCGGTGCTCAAGGAACGGGTCATGGAGTGGCTCTACGACCGTCGGCAGCCGACCGCGCTCACCGAGACCGCCGCCTTCGCCGTCGTCACCCACGCCCTGCTGCGCGAGTGCCAGCAGCAATTCGCGATGCTGGAGAGCCAGTTGGGGCTCTATGCGGCGATCTCGCGGCTGCCGGAGCGGCAGTGCGACGTGATCGTGCTCCGGCACGTCATCGGCTACGGCGACGCGCAGATCGCCGCGCTGCTGGGGGTGGACGAGGTCACCGTGCGCTCGTACGCGAGCCGGGGCAAGCGGAAGCTGGCCGCCGCGCTCGGCATCGATCAGGGATAG
- a CDS encoding SAM-dependent methyltransferase, protein MTEHEPVVDLQLDRAHSARIYDYMLGGKTNFLADRMAAGSVLGVFPAALVAARINREFMHRATRHLAGAGLRQFLDIGTGIPTPPNLHEIAQRTAPDARVVYTDNDPIVLAHAAALLRGTPQGRTAYVPADVTEPAGILSAPQFLDTLDLTRPVALSLNALMHFVTDDGRDRAHTVVETLKAALPSGSTLAMTHATADYSPDTMNRILGIYREAGTELQFRTRAEFLRFFDGWELLDPGVTLSHQWRPDRPEDATHVTDAEAACYAAVARKP, encoded by the coding sequence ATGACCGAGCACGAGCCCGTGGTGGACCTGCAGTTGGACCGGGCGCACTCGGCCCGCATCTACGACTACATGCTGGGCGGCAAGACCAACTTCCTGGCCGACCGGATGGCCGCCGGCAGCGTCCTGGGCGTCTTCCCCGCGGCCCTGGTGGCCGCCCGGATCAACCGCGAGTTCATGCACCGGGCCACCCGGCACCTCGCCGGCGCCGGCCTGCGCCAGTTCCTGGACATCGGCACCGGCATCCCCACCCCGCCCAACCTCCACGAGATCGCCCAGCGCACCGCCCCCGACGCCCGCGTCGTCTACACCGACAACGACCCCATCGTCCTCGCCCATGCCGCGGCCCTGCTCCGCGGCACCCCCCAGGGACGCACCGCCTACGTGCCCGCCGACGTCACCGAGCCCGCCGGCATCCTGAGCGCCCCGCAGTTCCTCGACACGCTCGACCTGACCCGGCCGGTCGCCCTGAGCCTCAACGCCCTGATGCACTTCGTCACCGACGACGGCCGGGACCGCGCGCACACCGTGGTGGAAACCCTCAAGGCCGCCCTCCCCAGCGGCAGCACGCTGGCGATGACCCACGCCACCGCGGACTACAGCCCCGACACCATGAACCGGATCCTCGGGATCTACCGCGAGGCGGGCACCGAGCTCCAGTTCCGCACCCGCGCCGAGTTCCTCCGCTTCTTCGACGGCTGGGAACTCCTCGACCCCGGCGTCACCCTCTCCCACCAGTGGCGCCCCGACCGCCCCGAGGACGCCACCCACGTCACCGACGCCGAGGCCGCCTGCTACGCCGCGGTCGCCCGCAAACCCTGA
- the dhaM gene encoding dihydroxyacetone kinase phosphoryl donor subunit DhaM, with protein MSGEDRVVGVVLVSHSKAVAEAVAELAVGLTGDGPKVPVAAAGGTPDGGLGTSAELIASAARKVDRGAGVALLVDLGSAVLTVKALIAEGDELPADARLVDAPFVEGTVAAVVSASAGADLAAVVAAAEEAYGYRKR; from the coding sequence ATGAGCGGCGAGGACCGCGTGGTGGGTGTGGTGCTGGTGTCGCACAGCAAGGCGGTCGCGGAGGCGGTCGCGGAGCTGGCGGTCGGGCTGACCGGGGACGGCCCGAAGGTGCCGGTGGCCGCGGCCGGCGGCACGCCGGACGGGGGGCTGGGGACGAGCGCCGAGCTGATCGCGTCGGCGGCGCGGAAGGTGGACCGCGGCGCGGGGGTCGCGCTGCTGGTCGACCTCGGCAGCGCGGTGCTGACGGTGAAGGCGCTGATCGCGGAGGGCGACGAACTCCCGGCGGACGCCCGGCTGGTGGACGCACCGTTCGTCGAGGGGACGGTGGCCGCCGTGGTCAGCGCGTCGGCCGGGGCGGACCTGGCGGCGGTCGTGGCGGCGGCCGAGGAGGCGTACGGCTACCGCAAGCGGTGA
- the dhaL gene encoding dihydroxyacetone kinase subunit DhaL — protein sequence MVAAAGLVEREAGRLTELDSAIGDADHGANMQRGFAAVVKTLESEPPATPGAVLVTVGRQLISTVGGASGPLYGTLLRRAGKSLGEASEVTVPELQAGLRAGVESVRELGGAAPGDKTMVDALLPGVEALGTSLDAAAGAAEEGALATVPMRAQKGRASYLGERSIGHQDPGATSSALLFAALAEVAR from the coding sequence ATGGTGGCGGCGGCCGGTCTGGTCGAGCGGGAGGCCGGGCGGCTCACGGAGCTGGACTCGGCCATCGGCGACGCCGATCACGGAGCCAATATGCAGCGGGGGTTCGCCGCGGTGGTGAAGACGCTGGAGAGCGAGCCGCCCGCCACGCCCGGGGCGGTGCTGGTCACCGTGGGGCGGCAGCTGATCTCCACAGTGGGGGGTGCTTCGGGGCCGCTGTACGGGACGCTGCTGCGGCGGGCCGGGAAGAGCCTGGGCGAGGCGTCGGAGGTGACGGTGCCGGAGTTGCAGGCGGGGCTGCGGGCCGGGGTCGAGTCGGTGCGGGAGCTCGGGGGTGCCGCGCCCGGCGACAAGACCATGGTCGACGCCCTGCTGCCGGGCGTGGAGGCGCTGGGGACCTCGCTCGACGCGGCGGCCGGGGCGGCCGAGGAGGGGGCGTTGGCGACGGTGCCGATGCGCGCGCAGAAGGGGCGGGCCAGCTATCTCGGGGAGCGCAGCATCGGGCATCAGGACCCGGGGGCGACGTCCTCGGCGCTGCTGTTCGCGGCCCTCGCGGAGGTGGCGCGATGA